In the Chroococcidiopsis sp. SAG 2025 genome, one interval contains:
- a CDS encoding type II toxin-antitoxin system VapC family toxin, with the protein MNQIFIDTGFIIALVSQRDQYHQQALELADRYENFSFLTTDAVLLEVGNALVRNYKQQAIEVIEKFLDSDEVEIISLSSELFDRALTLYKQYQDKEWGLVDCVSFIVMREKGVNQALAFDQHFMQAGFQLLSV; encoded by the coding sequence TTGAATCAGATATTCATTGATACAGGCTTTATCATCGCACTAGTTAGCCAACGCGACCAATACCATCAGCAAGCTTTAGAATTAGCAGATAGATATGAGAATTTTTCTTTTTTAACAACCGATGCGGTATTATTAGAAGTTGGTAACGCTCTTGTACGTAATTATAAACAACAAGCAATTGAAGTTATTGAAAAATTCTTAGATTCAGATGAAGTAGAGATTATTAGCCTTAGCTCTGAACTATTTGATCGAGCTTTGACGCTATATAAACAGTATCAAGATAAAGAATGGGGTTTAGTTGATTGCGTTTCATTCATAGTTATGCGAGAAAAAGGTGTTAATCAAGCCTTAGCGTTTGACCAGCATTTTATGCAAGCTGGTTTTCAGCTATTAAGCGTATGA
- a CDS encoding MATE family efflux transporter produces MALFTVRTDIRTEIKEFLKLAIPLVSAQVAQSATGFVDTVMMGRLGQEILAAGGLASITFLTLLTTGSGIVMGVSPLVAEAYGANQKTRVERVARQGLWIALMLAIPLMLMVRHLDTLMLQLGQPESLVKLADTYLDVVLWGVFPALGFAVLRGVVSGVSQARPVMAIVISGTLFNIVGNYVLGYGKLGFPQMGLAGLALASALTFWLMFLALAIYIFRHPKLRQYRIFQEIYRLRPKIIGELLWLGAPIGVATALEYGLFNIVTFLMGTLGTDVLAAHQIVLQTTIVIYMVPLGMSYATTVRVGQWFGQLDLAAAKRAGYVSMSLGTGLMVLTAIALLIYPQQVVGLFIDLRNPANASVLSIAVPMLSIAALGEILDGVQRTANGALQGLQDTRIPMLLGFLAYWGAGLTSGYLLGFHFGLGGVGLWIGQSIGLTTAAVFFTWRFREIISCKQLQSSLCSCTPNS; encoded by the coding sequence ATGGCTCTTTTCACCGTTCGCACTGACATTCGGACTGAAATCAAAGAATTTCTCAAACTTGCTATCCCGCTAGTCAGCGCCCAAGTTGCCCAGTCTGCTACAGGTTTCGTCGATACAGTTATGATGGGCAGATTAGGACAAGAAATTCTCGCAGCAGGCGGATTAGCCTCCATTACGTTTCTCACTTTGTTAACGACTGGCAGTGGTATTGTGATGGGAGTCAGTCCCCTGGTAGCAGAAGCCTACGGCGCAAACCAAAAAACACGAGTTGAGCGAGTGGCGCGTCAGGGATTGTGGATTGCATTGATGTTAGCAATCCCATTGATGCTCATGGTTAGGCATTTAGATACACTCATGCTTCAACTCGGACAGCCGGAGTCGTTAGTTAAGTTAGCAGACACTTATTTAGATGTGGTGCTGTGGGGGGTATTTCCAGCTTTGGGTTTTGCCGTCCTCAGAGGTGTAGTGTCTGGCGTATCGCAAGCTCGTCCCGTGATGGCAATTGTAATTAGTGGAACGCTGTTTAATATTGTCGGCAATTACGTACTGGGATATGGCAAGCTGGGATTTCCCCAAATGGGTTTGGCAGGCTTAGCGTTGGCAAGTGCGCTGACATTTTGGTTGATGTTTTTGGCACTAGCAATCTACATCTTCCGACACCCAAAACTGAGACAGTATCGCATTTTTCAGGAAATATATCGGCTCAGACCGAAAATTATCGGAGAATTGCTGTGGCTGGGCGCGCCAATTGGTGTAGCAACAGCGTTGGAATATGGGCTTTTTAATATCGTGACTTTCCTGATGGGTACGTTGGGAACTGATGTTTTAGCAGCACACCAAATCGTTCTGCAAACAACGATCGTGATTTACATGGTGCCGTTAGGCATGTCATACGCCACAACGGTACGAGTCGGTCAATGGTTCGGACAGCTAGACTTGGCAGCAGCCAAACGAGCGGGATACGTTAGCATGAGTTTGGGTACTGGGTTAATGGTGTTGACCGCGATCGCGCTTCTGATCTATCCTCAACAAGTCGTAGGATTATTCATCGATCTTCGCAACCCAGCAAATGCCAGCGTTCTATCAATTGCAGTTCCGATGCTTTCTATAGCGGCTTTAGGAGAAATTCTAGATGGAGTGCAAAGAACAGCTAACGGTGCATTACAAGGGCTTCAAGATACTCGCATACCGATGCTATTGGGCTTTTTAGCTTACTGGGGAGCGGGTTTGACTAGCGGCTATCTTCTAGGGTTTCACTTTGGCTTGGGTGGTGTCGGTTTGTGGATTGGACAGTCAATTGGATTGACAACTGCAGCAGTGTTTTTCACCTGGCGGTTTCGCGAAATTATCTCCTGCAAGCAATTACAGTCTTCTCTCTGTTCTTGTACCCCAAATTCTTAA
- a CDS encoding MFS transporter, giving the protein MHNSSPNGDSEATSFSDKLDLKTKLAYGAGDLGPAITANIGVFFLLIFFTNVAGIPAGLAGSILLIGKIWDAVNDPIVGVLTDKTKSRRWGRRLPWLLYGAIPFGFFFFLQWTVPRFSTEPTSQMWSLFWYYVVIGLISQVFYTVVNLPYTAMTPELTQDYDERTNLNSFRFIFSIGGSILSLILAQIIFSTISDRQQQYFVLAAICAVIATLSLYWCVYGTRDRVLAFEARRTAVEEPPALPIKEQFKIVFTNKPFLFVIGIYLFSWLAVQVEASIIPYFVVNYLQLREAQVPTVLIAVQGTAIVMLLVWSHLSKKIGKKAVYFMGMILWILAAIGLFFIQSGQLGLMFVLAVMTGMGVSTAYLIPWSMMPDVIELDELNTGQRREGIFYGFMVLLQKFGLAFGLFLVGNALQASGFREAAAGQELPTQPESALFAIRLAASVLPVIFLIGGLILAYFYPITREIHAEILLKLKERKQGNG; this is encoded by the coding sequence ATGCATAATTCCTCCCCTAATGGTGATTCTGAAGCAACATCTTTCAGTGACAAGTTAGACTTAAAAACCAAACTTGCCTATGGTGCAGGGGATTTGGGACCCGCGATTACAGCAAATATTGGCGTATTTTTTCTACTGATTTTCTTCACAAATGTGGCTGGAATACCAGCAGGTTTAGCTGGCAGCATTTTGCTGATTGGCAAAATCTGGGATGCAGTCAACGACCCGATTGTAGGAGTGCTGACCGATAAAACTAAATCTCGCCGTTGGGGTCGCCGTTTACCTTGGTTGTTATACGGAGCAATTCCCTTTGGATTTTTCTTCTTCTTACAGTGGACTGTACCGCGATTTAGTACCGAGCCTACCAGCCAAATGTGGAGCCTGTTTTGGTATTACGTAGTCATTGGACTGATATCTCAAGTTTTTTATACTGTGGTCAACTTGCCTTACACGGCAATGACTCCCGAACTAACTCAAGACTATGACGAACGGACGAACCTGAATAGTTTCCGCTTTATTTTTTCTATTGGTGGTAGTATTTTATCGTTAATTTTGGCGCAAATTATCTTTTCTACAATCAGCGATCGCCAACAGCAATACTTCGTTTTAGCAGCAATTTGCGCGGTCATTGCAACTTTATCACTCTACTGGTGCGTTTACGGCACCCGCGATCGCGTCTTAGCATTTGAAGCCAGACGCACGGCAGTTGAGGAACCCCCAGCTCTACCAATTAAAGAACAATTCAAAATTGTTTTTACCAACAAACCTTTTTTATTCGTGATTGGGATTTACCTTTTTTCTTGGCTAGCAGTGCAGGTAGAAGCTAGTATTATTCCCTACTTTGTTGTCAACTACCTGCAACTGAGAGAAGCGCAAGTTCCGACAGTTCTAATTGCCGTACAAGGAACTGCAATTGTCATGCTGTTAGTTTGGAGTCATTTAAGTAAAAAAATTGGCAAAAAAGCTGTTTATTTTATGGGAATGATTTTATGGATATTGGCAGCAATCGGATTATTTTTTATCCAATCCGGTCAACTGGGTTTGATGTTTGTTTTAGCTGTAATGACAGGCATGGGAGTATCTACAGCTTATTTAATTCCCTGGTCGATGATGCCAGATGTAATTGAATTAGACGAACTCAATACCGGACAGCGCCGCGAAGGAATTTTTTATGGTTTTATGGTGTTGTTGCAAAAATTCGGTTTAGCCTTCGGTTTGTTTTTAGTTGGGAATGCCTTACAAGCATCTGGGTTTAGAGAAGCAGCGGCGGGACAAGAATTACCAACACAACCAGAATCGGCATTATTTGCCATTCGCCTTGCTGCTAGCGTTTTACCTGTAATTTTTCTGATTGGCGGCTTAATTTTAGCCTACTTCTATCCCATCACTCGTGAAATTCACGCTGAGATTTTGTTGAAATTGAAAGAGCGGAAGCAGGGTAATGGGTAA
- a CDS encoding AEC family transporter, giving the protein MTETLFHAYLPLIAWTSLGLIVLRLVPETLPHWLGRGLYWVGIPLEILALARQTNFSEPAGLAPGITLAAIGTGVAIAYLCLASLQQFAERSTNANISGFLSQPWDKPSYQGSFILAAALGNTGFVGLSIVPTFIDPEYLSWIVFFSITHNIVGAYGFGVLIASYFGRSDRSHHWWIHLRDVLTVPILWAFAIGYFTQDVALPRIVESGLQGSIDVVIACAFLLIGMRLSQLPGWKSFQQGIIPAVLRVIVIPGLVGVATTFVLGLSGDRRLAMVLMSGVPTAFAGLIFAEEYELDRTTIASSIILSTILYLLVLPLWLYVFGN; this is encoded by the coding sequence ATGACAGAAACTTTATTTCATGCTTACCTGCCCCTGATCGCGTGGACTAGTTTGGGGCTGATCGTGCTTCGCCTAGTACCGGAGACTTTACCCCACTGGTTGGGTCGCGGTCTCTACTGGGTGGGAATTCCTTTGGAAATCCTGGCTTTGGCGCGTCAAACCAATTTTTCAGAGCCAGCGGGATTGGCTCCAGGGATTACTTTAGCGGCGATTGGCACTGGGGTGGCGATCGCTTATTTGTGTTTAGCTAGCTTACAGCAGTTTGCCGAGCGATCGACAAATGCCAACATCTCAGGCTTTTTATCTCAGCCGTGGGATAAGCCATCTTACCAAGGCAGTTTTATTCTAGCTGCGGCGCTAGGAAATACGGGTTTTGTCGGATTGAGCATCGTTCCTACTTTTATCGATCCAGAGTACTTGAGCTGGATTGTGTTTTTCAGCATCACCCATAACATAGTTGGTGCTTATGGGTTTGGTGTATTGATTGCTAGTTATTTCGGTCGTTCCGATCGATCCCATCACTGGTGGATTCATCTGAGAGATGTTTTAACCGTACCGATTCTTTGGGCTTTTGCGATTGGTTATTTCACTCAAGATGTGGCGCTTCCACGTATCGTTGAGTCAGGCTTGCAGGGATCGATTGATGTTGTTATCGCCTGCGCTTTTCTATTAATTGGGATGCGCTTGTCTCAATTACCAGGATGGAAAAGCTTTCAACAAGGGATAATTCCGGCTGTATTGCGAGTCATCGTTATCCCCGGATTGGTGGGTGTAGCAACGACTTTTGTATTGGGGTTATCGGGCGATCGCCGTTTGGCAATGGTGTTGATGTCTGGCGTTCCAACTGCTTTTGCCGGACTGATTTTTGCTGAAGAGTACGAACTCGACCGGACGACGATCGCCAGCAGTATTATTCTTTCTACTATTCTCTATCTTCTCGTTCTGCCTTTGTGGTTGTACGTGTTTGGTAATTAG
- a CDS encoding DUF4912 domain-containing protein, producing the protein MAKERPPLDDMTLRQLRRVASEYSISRYSRMRKSQLLAAIQQAERTKLSSTQPRNLEAQETVEAAKFELGQEDRTGGSLADVDEGLADLPGGYGESRIVLMPRDPQWSYTYWDIPNDHKEELRRQGGQQLALRLYDVTDINIEFQSPHSIQEYPCDELAREWYLPIPVSDRDYVVDIGYRCVDGRFLVLARSATVHVPPVYPSDWIEDHFVTVSMEEDLRGKTVFELVPPAKRMSMAAGGAAATGNPIYDEIFGMAQGAEAQRVAGSLFGSMQQVPEQAISSYVFPSGVGMWAVPTVSGLTMSGVGMSGVGFSASAVPMRPRQFWLVADAELIVYGATEPDATVTIGGRPIKLNPDGTFRFQMSFQDGLIDYPIMAVAADGEQTRSIHMKFNRETPSRNTNTKEEAVLEWLP; encoded by the coding sequence ATGGCGAAAGAACGCCCACCTCTAGACGACATGACACTGCGGCAGTTGCGTCGAGTTGCTAGCGAATATAGCATCTCCCGCTACAGTCGAATGCGTAAGTCGCAACTATTGGCAGCAATACAACAAGCCGAGCGTACTAAGCTCTCTAGCACTCAACCGCGTAATCTGGAGGCACAAGAAACAGTGGAAGCAGCTAAATTTGAACTGGGACAAGAAGACCGGACTGGTGGTTCCTTAGCTGACGTGGATGAGGGTTTGGCGGATTTACCCGGAGGCTATGGCGAAAGCCGAATTGTGCTGATGCCACGCGATCCGCAATGGTCGTACACGTACTGGGATATTCCCAACGACCACAAAGAAGAACTGCGTCGCCAAGGCGGACAACAGTTGGCGCTGCGCCTCTATGACGTGACAGATATTAACATCGAATTTCAAAGCCCCCACAGCATTCAAGAATACCCTTGCGACGAACTAGCGCGGGAATGGTATTTACCGATCCCAGTGAGCGATCGCGATTACGTGGTAGATATCGGTTATCGCTGCGTTGACGGTCGTTTTCTAGTTCTGGCTCGTTCCGCTACCGTCCATGTTCCCCCCGTCTATCCTAGCGATTGGATTGAAGACCACTTCGTTACCGTCAGCATGGAAGAAGATCTGCGCGGTAAGACTGTATTTGAACTGGTTCCCCCTGCTAAGCGTATGTCAATGGCAGCTGGTGGTGCAGCCGCTACTGGCAATCCAATCTACGATGAAATTTTCGGCATGGCTCAAGGTGCAGAAGCGCAGCGAGTCGCAGGTTCTCTGTTCGGTTCCATGCAGCAAGTTCCAGAACAAGCAATCAGTTCTTACGTCTTCCCCTCTGGCGTAGGAATGTGGGCAGTACCTACCGTATCTGGTTTAACCATGTCTGGTGTAGGCATGTCCGGCGTAGGCTTCTCCGCTTCTGCCGTTCCCATGCGTCCGCGTCAGTTCTGGTTAGTTGCCGATGCTGAGTTAATCGTCTACGGTGCAACCGAACCAGATGCAACAGTAACTATCGGTGGTCGTCCGATTAAACTCAATCCAGATGGGACATTCCGCTTCCAAATGTCATTCCAAGATGGGTTAATCGACTACCCAATTATGGCTGTGGCTGCTGATGGCGAACAAACTCGTTCGATTCATATGAAGTTCAACCGCGAAACACCATCGCGCAATACCAATACTAAGGAAGAAGCCGTTCTCGAATGGTTGCCTTAG
- a CDS encoding nuclear transport factor 2 family protein, translated as MSLAKTLKTLLAIAFLAIMLSLAPAMSANAQTIQMDRVEQRSLQENDEFKQLINASYAAWNTHDPEQLSKFYAKDADLVFYDALPLQYKGWTDYKAGIQSHLFNKMPKFQLAANDDVQVNRRDNLAWKTFTWHLSAQLNDGTPIESDGRQTDIWEHRNGQWLIIHEHISAPVSL; from the coding sequence ATGTCATTAGCTAAAACATTGAAAACATTACTTGCGATCGCATTTCTCGCCATCATGTTAAGTTTAGCTCCAGCGATGAGTGCAAATGCACAAACCATTCAAATGGATCGAGTCGAACAGCGATCGCTACAAGAAAACGATGAATTTAAGCAGCTCATCAATGCCAGCTATGCTGCTTGGAATACCCACGATCCTGAGCAATTATCAAAATTTTATGCCAAAGATGCCGATTTAGTTTTCTACGATGCACTACCTCTGCAATACAAAGGTTGGACAGATTACAAGGCAGGTATTCAATCGCATTTATTTAACAAAATGCCTAAATTTCAGCTCGCTGCCAATGACGACGTGCAGGTTAATCGTAGAGATAATTTGGCGTGGAAAACTTTTACCTGGCATCTTTCCGCACAATTAAACGATGGTACTCCCATTGAATCTGACGGTCGCCAAACAGATATTTGGGAACATCGCAACGGGCAATGGCTCATCATCCATGAACATATTTCAGCGCCCGTTTCTCTCTAG
- a CDS encoding D-alanyl-D-alanine carboxypeptidase family protein has protein sequence MDNADLSRKRQKHSNSANRRSPDDIPEALRDATPSNSGTSPNRASSGKPIYLIGGLLAVGAIAVGAGLWYFTSTPSQNITQPIPTVSPSPTVASPATPQTPIAVTPSPADSDNLLGHLPYQEAPEAELAPILPGSSMRLRKAAAQEFQAMVRAARASGVNLVPISGFRSTKDQQHIYFDIQAERSQSVTKRAEVSAPPGYSEHHTGYAVDIGDGNTPATNLNTNFEKTKAFKWLEANAARFHFEMSFPKNNSQGVSYEPWHWRFVGDRDSLETFYKAKNLNSRNQ, from the coding sequence GTGGATAACGCTGACTTATCGAGAAAGCGACAAAAGCATTCAAATTCTGCAAATCGTCGATCGCCCGATGATATTCCAGAGGCTTTGCGGGATGCAACCCCTTCTAATTCTGGCACTTCACCTAATCGTGCTTCCAGTGGGAAGCCGATTTATTTAATTGGTGGTTTGCTGGCTGTAGGTGCGATCGCAGTAGGAGCTGGTTTATGGTACTTTACCTCTACCCCATCACAAAACATCACTCAACCTATACCTACTGTTTCTCCTAGTCCGACTGTTGCTAGCCCTGCAACACCACAAACACCAATAGCAGTCACTCCTTCTCCTGCTGACTCAGATAATCTTTTGGGACATTTACCTTATCAAGAAGCCCCAGAAGCAGAACTCGCACCAATTCTACCAGGGAGTTCCATGAGATTGCGTAAAGCCGCCGCTCAAGAGTTTCAGGCGATGGTACGAGCGGCTAGAGCTTCTGGGGTAAATTTAGTCCCGATTTCCGGTTTTCGTTCTACCAAAGATCAGCAGCATATCTATTTTGATATTCAGGCAGAACGGAGTCAATCTGTAACTAAACGTGCCGAAGTCAGCGCTCCTCCAGGCTACAGCGAGCATCATACAGGTTACGCCGTAGATATTGGTGATGGCAATACACCAGCAACGAATTTAAATACTAATTTTGAGAAGACGAAAGCCTTTAAATGGTTAGAAGCAAATGCAGCGCGATTTCATTTTGAAATGTCTTTTCCTAAGAATAATTCTCAAGGGGTGAGTTACGAACCTTGGCACTGGAGATTTGTGGGCGATCGCGATAGTTTAGAAACATTCTATAAAGCCAAAAATCTTAATTCTCGTAATCAATAG
- a CDS encoding AEC family transporter — translation MQLLILYAQLIGLVLLGFFASSKIPQLSPHTLGQFLFWIGVPISIIAFLRQADLSGAIWVAPICAWIAILLGASLAWGWIQLKVKSQKSKVKKQETRGQGDKGEAFNQLPITHYPLPITNYPLPTQGSFLLAAMVGNTGYIGFPVALAVVGTQYFGWTLFYDLLGSTLGSYGLGVLLAARFGKGKSDRTSLIQAILINPALWSMGFGLLFRQVALPVVAESILSSLGWSVVALSLVLIGMRLQHLKSWRNLPKAAVSLTIKMLIVPLVVGSVLTLCGFTGAPQLAIVLQMAMPPAFATLVIAEAYDLDRDLAVTALALGSASLLLTLPLWLWLFGV, via the coding sequence ATGCAGCTTTTGATACTATACGCTCAACTGATCGGCTTGGTTTTGTTAGGATTTTTTGCCAGCAGCAAAATACCTCAACTCTCTCCCCATACTCTAGGACAATTTTTGTTTTGGATTGGAGTCCCGATTAGTATTATTGCCTTCTTGCGCCAAGCTGACTTATCGGGAGCCATTTGGGTCGCACCTATATGCGCTTGGATAGCTATTTTACTCGGAGCGAGTTTAGCTTGGGGGTGGATTCAGTTAAAAGTCAAAAGTCAAAAGTCAAAAGTCAAAAAACAAGAGACAAGGGGACAGGGGGACAAAGGAGAAGCATTCAACCAACTACCCATTACCCATTACCCATTACCCATTACCAACTACCCATTACCAACCCAAGGTAGTTTTTTACTAGCAGCAATGGTAGGAAACACGGGTTATATTGGATTTCCAGTGGCTTTAGCGGTAGTGGGAACGCAGTATTTTGGCTGGACTCTGTTTTACGATCTGTTGGGATCGACTTTGGGATCTTATGGTTTGGGGGTATTGCTGGCGGCGCGTTTTGGTAAGGGGAAAAGCGATCGCACTTCGCTCATTCAGGCAATATTAATCAATCCTGCTTTGTGGAGTATGGGGTTTGGCTTGTTATTTCGTCAAGTTGCCTTACCTGTTGTAGCAGAATCAATTTTATCCAGTTTGGGTTGGAGTGTAGTCGCTCTATCGTTAGTTCTTATCGGGATGCGCTTGCAACACCTCAAGTCTTGGCGCAATTTACCCAAAGCCGCAGTTAGTTTGACGATCAAAATGCTGATCGTTCCTTTAGTTGTGGGTAGCGTCTTGACTCTATGTGGTTTTACGGGCGCACCTCAACTAGCGATCGTTTTACAAATGGCTATGCCTCCCGCTTTTGCTACTTTGGTAATTGCCGAAGCTTACGATCTCGATCGCGATTTGGCTGTGACGGCTTTAGCACTTGGTTCTGCAAGTCTGTTGCTGACTTTGCCACTGTGGTTGTGGTTGTTTGGTGTTTAG
- a CDS encoding 4a-hydroxytetrahydrobiopterin dehydratase, which translates to METLTQQKCTACKKDAPRVTPEEEAQLKPQIPDWQIVEVEGIPHLNRTYKFPDFQTALKFTNRVGEIAEAEGHHPALLTEWGKVKVSWWTHAISGLHKNDFIMAAKTDEIAAQLN; encoded by the coding sequence ATGGAAACTCTCACACAACAAAAATGTACTGCTTGCAAGAAGGATGCACCACGAGTTACCCCAGAGGAAGAGGCACAACTCAAACCGCAAATTCCCGATTGGCAAATTGTTGAAGTAGAAGGAATACCGCATTTAAACCGTACTTACAAATTTCCCGATTTCCAAACTGCTTTGAAATTTACAAATCGCGTGGGTGAGATTGCTGAAGCAGAAGGACATCACCCCGCACTATTAACCGAGTGGGGTAAAGTTAAAGTCAGTTGGTGGACACATGCAATTTCTGGATTACACAAAAACGACTTTATTATGGCAGCTAAGACTGACGAGATTGCGGCTCAATTAAATTAA
- a CDS encoding phosphoribosyltransferase: MSDLYVSWSDYHRTIEKLAVQVYQSQWQFNQIVCLARGGLRVGDILSRIYEQPLAILATSSYVGAGKQERGSLVVSRHLTMTADKLGSRILLVDDLVDSGATLQQTIPWLQEQFGTEVEEIRTAVLWYKGCSAFVPDYYVDYLPDSPWIHQPFEPYEKMNIAELAASHQEAGVGSRESGVGQV, encoded by the coding sequence ATGTCAGATCTTTATGTTTCTTGGTCGGACTACCACCGCACGATTGAGAAGTTGGCAGTCCAAGTTTATCAGTCGCAGTGGCAATTCAATCAAATTGTCTGTCTTGCACGGGGAGGCTTGCGGGTAGGCGATATTCTTTCCCGCATCTACGAACAGCCGCTAGCGATTTTAGCGACTTCATCTTATGTGGGTGCGGGTAAGCAAGAAAGAGGAAGTCTGGTTGTCTCTCGTCACTTAACCATGACAGCAGATAAATTAGGTTCCCGCATTCTCTTGGTTGACGATTTGGTGGACTCCGGCGCGACGCTACAACAGACTATCCCCTGGTTGCAAGAGCAATTTGGCACGGAAGTTGAAGAAATTCGCACTGCTGTTTTGTGGTACAAAGGCTGTTCCGCGTTTGTCCCAGATTATTATGTCGATTATTTACCCGATAGTCCCTGGATTCACCAACCGTTTGAGCCATACGAAAAGATGAATATTGCCGAACTAGCTGCGTCGCATCAGGAGGCGGGAGTCGGGAGCCGGGAGTCGGGAGTCGGTCAAGTTTAG
- a CDS encoding SDR family oxidoreductase yields the protein MKVFLTGATGYIGTVVAEKLQAAGHQVVGLARNSAAAQKLLTRNIEPFLGDLQQPAQLALGASQVDGVIHTAFIHDFDDWVGAVRADCRVIAAFTNALAGSCKPFIATSDTSVLGDTGATIADEDYPIATGFFLAERAKAEDAVIRASQQNICSVVLRLPLYIYGRGGSTSYVPLRLQEAQEIGVAHYIAPGTHQVSAVHVDDVAQLYVLALEKAPAGSIFHVATESGITEKAIAAAISNTVNCKIEGISFETATSKWGDGIATFFSINNQVSANKAIQKLGWKPQASLSLLEDITRYPLLSIQR from the coding sequence ATGAAAGTATTTCTTACTGGAGCAACAGGTTATATTGGTACGGTTGTTGCTGAAAAATTACAAGCAGCAGGGCATCAAGTTGTCGGCTTGGCTAGAAATAGTGCTGCCGCCCAAAAGTTGCTAACAAGAAACATCGAACCATTTCTCGGCGATCTTCAACAACCCGCACAATTGGCTCTCGGTGCAAGTCAAGTAGATGGTGTTATCCACACGGCATTCATACATGATTTTGATGATTGGGTAGGTGCAGTACGAGCCGATTGTCGCGTTATTGCAGCTTTTACCAATGCTTTAGCAGGTTCGTGTAAACCTTTCATTGCTACCTCCGATACCAGCGTACTAGGAGACACGGGTGCAACAATTGCCGATGAAGATTATCCCATTGCCACAGGTTTTTTCTTAGCTGAGCGAGCTAAAGCTGAAGATGCGGTGATTCGAGCCAGCCAGCAAAATATCTGTAGTGTTGTCTTGCGTTTACCGCTCTATATTTATGGGCGTGGTGGTAGTACGAGCTACGTTCCCCTGCGGCTTCAGGAAGCTCAAGAGATTGGTGTAGCTCACTACATCGCTCCTGGCACGCATCAAGTATCAGCCGTACATGTTGATGATGTCGCTCAACTTTACGTATTAGCACTGGAAAAAGCGCCTGCGGGTTCGATTTTTCATGTTGCAACTGAATCTGGCATTACAGAAAAGGCGATCGCGGCAGCTATTAGTAACACAGTAAATTGCAAAATTGAAGGAATTTCTTTTGAGACAGCTACCTCAAAATGGGGGGATGGAATCGCTACTTTTTTTTCAATTAACAATCAAGTTTCTGCCAACAAAGCTATTCAAAAACTTGGCTGGAAACCCCAAGCGTCTCTGTCCTTACTGGAAGACATAACACGATATCCTCTGTTATCAATACAACGGTAA
- a CDS encoding AraC family transcriptional regulator translates to MAKASHTHIRDPKIPIASSQNLAWESIIVEEFQQPPGAIDHFALPEHAIAVCLATKPNRLHQIMGDRRYVGLYTKGDISITPAQLPSSYHSEGEDCYLHIQIPPQFLQKVAQEVIDIDPARLEIVPEFRVRNPQIEQVAMMLRSALHQNDAWVNRLYVESLANLLAVHLLRDYATTQPRVALYEGGLGDRRLLQVSEYIHAHLDREIKLADLAQLLGMSQFHFSRLFKQSLGISPHQYLLQQRVERAKQLLKQTKLSVVEIALQSGFNSHSHLSQQFRQLTGMTPKAYRVS, encoded by the coding sequence ATGGCGAAAGCATCACACACACATATACGCGATCCCAAAATACCGATCGCGTCGAGCCAAAATTTAGCTTGGGAATCGATTATTGTAGAAGAATTTCAGCAACCGCCTGGAGCAATAGACCATTTCGCCTTACCAGAACACGCGATCGCAGTCTGTCTGGCAACTAAACCCAATCGCTTGCATCAAATCATGGGCGATCGCCGTTATGTGGGACTCTATACTAAAGGCGATATTTCCATCACCCCCGCTCAACTCCCCTCTTCATACCACTCGGAAGGCGAGGATTGCTACTTGCACATCCAAATTCCACCTCAATTCTTGCAAAAAGTAGCCCAAGAAGTGATCGATATCGATCCCGCTCGCCTTGAGATCGTACCAGAATTTCGGGTACGCAACCCCCAAATCGAGCAGGTAGCCATGATGTTGCGATCGGCATTGCATCAAAACGATGCTTGGGTGAATCGTCTATATGTTGAATCTTTAGCAAATCTGCTAGCAGTGCATTTACTCCGCGACTACGCCACAACTCAACCCCGTGTAGCACTATACGAGGGAGGATTGGGCGATCGCAGGTTACTACAAGTTTCAGAATATATCCACGCGCATCTAGATCGAGAGATTAAACTAGCAGATCTAGCTCAACTATTAGGTATGAGTCAGTTTCACTTCAGCCGTCTATTCAAGCAATCTTTGGGCATTTCGCCGCACCAGTACTTACTCCAGCAAAGAGTAGAACGAGCAAAACAGTTATTGAAACAAACAAAACTGTCAGTAGTCGAAATTGCTCTGCAATCCGGCTTCAACAGCCACAGCCATCTGAGCCAACAGTTCCGTCAACTTACAGGCATGACACCCAAAGCCTACCGAGTCAGCTGA